Proteins from a genomic interval of Gemmatimonas sp.:
- a CDS encoding DUF4411 family protein yields MAYLLDANVLIAAKRDHYRFKTFPCYWDYLLQRANDGALRSVDSVRKELLNKEDDLSQWVESACPKVMFEAPDGATGVALSRLGIWTMDPQRKYTPAARAEFLNVADSVLVAHALAHEHTVVTHEKPEPQRIGKVKIPDACSAMGVRWIDPYALLEELGAKF; encoded by the coding sequence ATGGCGTACCTATTGGATGCGAATGTGCTCATCGCGGCAAAGCGCGACCATTATCGGTTTAAGACTTTCCCGTGCTACTGGGACTACCTGCTGCAGCGTGCCAATGACGGCGCGCTTCGCAGCGTCGATTCGGTTCGCAAGGAGCTCCTCAACAAGGAAGATGATCTGAGCCAGTGGGTGGAAAGCGCTTGCCCTAAGGTGATGTTCGAAGCACCCGACGGAGCGACGGGCGTTGCGCTCTCGCGATTGGGGATCTGGACGATGGACCCACAGCGCAAGTACACGCCGGCCGCACGAGCGGAGTTCCTGAACGTCGCGGATTCCGTTTTGGTCGCCCATGCGCTCGCGCACGAGCACACAGTCGTTACTCACGAGAAGCCAGAACCACAGAGGATCGGCAAGGTTAAGATCCCGGATGCGTGCAGTGCGATGGGCGTGAGATGGATCGATCCCTACGCCTTGCTCGAAGAGCTCGGAGCGAAATTCTGA
- a CDS encoding XRE family transcriptional regulator: MLRWARERASLAPAELAKRVGLVVRRVEAWEETGELKFEHLERLAEKTHTPVGYFFLPEPPATELTISDFRRVAGEGPQPPSPELIDTVNQCQLRQQWFREHLIAEGAEPLTWVGSANLDTAPVSIALAIRAALELDRRPLSMNWTEAVRSLYQRAEELGVLVVRNGVVGNNTHRKLRIEEFRGFALSDRYAPLVFINAVDSKAAQMFTLVHELCHLWLGQSAVSDGDPTTNVATERFCNAVAAETLAPASEFRAAWDPAFPLPELTARLARLFKVSTLVVLIRAREAGLLADDVFEAVYAAERDRVGEIDARGGGDGGDFYNTQNARLGGRFAAAVISSALEGRTPYTEAFRLLGFKSTATFDEYARKLGILP, translated from the coding sequence ATGTTGCGCTGGGCCCGCGAGCGCGCCTCGCTGGCCCCAGCGGAGCTTGCCAAGCGGGTTGGCCTGGTGGTGCGTCGCGTTGAGGCGTGGGAGGAGACCGGCGAACTAAAGTTCGAGCACCTCGAGCGACTGGCAGAGAAGACACACACTCCGGTCGGGTATTTCTTCCTTCCCGAGCCGCCGGCCACCGAGCTTACGATAAGCGACTTTCGTCGCGTCGCGGGCGAGGGCCCCCAGCCCCCTAGCCCCGAATTGATCGATACCGTCAATCAGTGTCAGCTCCGCCAGCAGTGGTTCCGTGAGCACCTGATTGCCGAGGGTGCTGAGCCCCTGACCTGGGTTGGTAGTGCAAACTTGGACACCGCCCCCGTGTCGATCGCACTCGCGATTCGGGCGGCGCTGGAGCTCGATCGCCGCCCGCTCAGCATGAATTGGACCGAGGCCGTCAGGAGCCTCTACCAACGCGCGGAGGAGTTGGGAGTGCTCGTCGTGCGAAACGGGGTCGTGGGAAATAACACGCATCGTAAGTTGCGCATCGAGGAGTTTCGGGGATTCGCACTCAGCGATCGATATGCACCTCTGGTGTTCATTAACGCGGTCGACAGCAAGGCCGCGCAGATGTTCACGCTTGTGCATGAGCTCTGTCATCTGTGGCTTGGGCAGTCCGCCGTGTCCGACGGCGACCCCACCACCAACGTGGCCACCGAGCGATTCTGTAACGCCGTGGCCGCCGAGACGCTTGCGCCAGCCAGTGAGTTCCGTGCGGCATGGGACCCAGCCTTTCCGTTGCCAGAGTTGACGGCGCGCCTGGCGCGCCTCTTCAAAGTGAGCACGCTGGTTGTGCTCATTCGGGCACGTGAGGCCGGGCTCTTGGCAGACGACGTGTTCGAGGCTGTCTACGCTGCCGAACGTGATCGCGTAGGAGAGATCGACGCGAGAGGTGGCGGCGATGGGGGCGACTTCTACAACACCCAGAACGCGCGGCTTGGCGGACGGTTTGCCGCGGCTGTGATTTCTAGTGCTCTTGAGGGCCGCACGCCCTACACCGAGGCGTTTCGCCTGCTTGGCTTCAAGAGCACCGCAACATTTGACGAGTACGCGCGCAAGCTTGGGATTTTGCCCTGA